Proteins encoded in a region of the Paenibacillus pedocola genome:
- a CDS encoding Crp/Fnr family transcriptional regulator, with translation MLEHSCQNAAEPCTRKVPIFASLSDGELSRISAMIRHRKVGKGQALVLEEQPTDTLYIIQQGQVKLSKMTPQGKEQILHVLTSGEFFGELNIFNSEELSNFSAYALTDTSICMLTKNDMEQLISENPDITIKLLKTVSKRLAHTENLAQSLATKDPEIRIAYMILELSDKYGKPRSSGIHIKLPLSREELASYVGVTRETISRKFAIFEDLGLIELVGNKQLIVKNRPSLEKYMD, from the coding sequence ATGTTGGAACATTCCTGCCAGAACGCTGCGGAGCCCTGTACCCGTAAAGTGCCTATCTTCGCATCGTTAAGCGATGGAGAGCTCTCGCGGATCAGCGCCATGATCAGACACCGGAAAGTAGGCAAAGGCCAGGCGCTAGTGCTTGAAGAGCAGCCAACAGATACCTTGTATATCATTCAGCAGGGACAGGTAAAGCTGTCAAAAATGACGCCTCAGGGAAAAGAACAAATCCTGCATGTGCTGACAAGCGGAGAATTTTTTGGTGAACTGAATATATTCAACAGCGAAGAGCTGAGCAATTTCAGTGCGTACGCGCTGACCGATACAAGTATTTGCATGCTGACCAAAAATGATATGGAGCAGCTTATCTCGGAGAATCCGGATATTACGATCAAGCTGCTGAAGACCGTCTCCAAAAGACTGGCCCATACCGAGAATCTTGCCCAGAGCCTCGCAACCAAGGACCCGGAAATCCGCATCGCCTATATGATTCTGGAGCTGAGTGACAAGTATGGCAAACCGCGCAGCAGCGGCATTCATATTAAGCTGCCTCTCTCCCGTGAGGAGCTGGCCAGTTATGTAGGCGTTACGCGGGAAACGATCAGCCGTAAATTTGCCATCTTCGAGGACTTGGGCCTCATTGAGCTGGTTGGAAATAAGCAGCTGATTGTCAAGAACCGGCCGTCCTTGGAGAAGTACATGGACTAG
- the hmpA gene encoding NO-inducible flavohemoprotein, whose protein sequence is MLSQQTRDIVKSTAPVLAEHGTTITTVFYRNLFEAHPELLNVFNHANQAQGRQQAALANAVYAAAVHIDNLENILPAVVQIAHKHVSLGIKPEHYPIVGEFLLKAIKEVLGDAATDEILTAWEEAYGVIADAFIGVEDSMYKEAREQENGWNFFKPFTVARKVQESGNITSFYLKPADGSNVPDYKAGQYISVRVLIPGEKYTMIRQYSLSQAPKPDEFRISVKREEANDPNGVVSVYLHNQVNEGDTLEVSAPAGEFLLDATKTTPVAFISGGVGITPMISMFETVATVTPDRPTVFLHSARNEALAAFTQDVEKHAAAMSNVKTRTFFSGGPDGVITGETLKNYVDVTGDAYVCGPVPFMEAMIRELHALGMKEEQIHYEFFGPALQLDNH, encoded by the coding sequence ATTTTATCACAACAAACCCGTGACATTGTCAAATCAACAGCGCCAGTCCTGGCAGAACATGGAACAACCATTACCACCGTCTTTTACCGGAATTTGTTCGAAGCCCACCCTGAATTGCTAAATGTATTTAACCATGCCAACCAGGCGCAAGGCCGCCAGCAGGCGGCACTCGCTAATGCGGTGTACGCAGCGGCTGTCCACATCGATAACCTTGAGAATATTCTGCCGGCCGTAGTCCAGATTGCACACAAGCATGTCAGTCTCGGTATCAAGCCGGAGCATTACCCAATCGTAGGTGAATTTCTGCTGAAGGCGATCAAGGAAGTGCTGGGCGATGCAGCTACGGATGAGATTCTTACTGCTTGGGAAGAAGCCTACGGTGTCATCGCTGATGCCTTTATCGGTGTCGAAGACAGCATGTATAAAGAAGCACGCGAGCAGGAAAACGGCTGGAACTTCTTCAAACCGTTCACCGTTGCACGTAAAGTACAGGAGAGCGGAAACATTACATCGTTTTATCTGAAGCCTGCGGACGGCTCTAATGTACCGGATTATAAAGCAGGCCAGTATATCTCAGTACGTGTGCTGATTCCAGGCGAAAAATATACAATGATCCGCCAATACAGCCTGTCCCAGGCTCCAAAACCGGATGAATTCCGTATCTCCGTAAAACGTGAAGAGGCAAATGATCCGAATGGTGTCGTCTCCGTATATCTTCACAATCAGGTCAATGAAGGAGACACCCTTGAGGTCAGTGCCCCTGCCGGTGAATTCTTGCTGGATGCCACCAAAACTACACCCGTTGCGTTCATCTCCGGCGGCGTAGGCATTACACCGATGATAAGTATGTTTGAGACCGTTGCCACTGTAACGCCGGACCGGCCGACGGTATTCCTGCACTCTGCACGGAACGAAGCGCTCGCCGCTTTCACCCAGGATGTGGAGAAGCATGCAGCAGCCATGAGCAATGTCAAGACCAGAACCTTCTTCTCCGGCGGCCCGGACGGCGTCATTACAGGAGAAACCCTGAAGAATTATGTGGACGTTACCGGTGATGCGTATGTTTGCGGTCCGGTGCCCTTTATGGAAGCCATGATCCGTGAGCTGCATGCACTTGGAATGAAGGAAGAACAAATTCATTATGAGTTTTTCGGCCCGGCCCTGCAATTGGACAATCACTAG
- a CDS encoding DUF488 domain-containing protein, with the protein MPDSKQEAAIDEWIKDIAPSPELHKWFGQMPERFAAFSDRYIRELEEEPERESLAAKINKRALEQQVTLVYAAKDSMHNHAAVLYKWLLSR; encoded by the coding sequence GTGCCGGATTCGAAACAGGAGGCCGCAATCGACGAGTGGATCAAGGATATTGCCCCCAGCCCGGAGCTGCACAAATGGTTCGGCCAAATGCCGGAGCGGTTTGCGGCATTCAGTGACCGCTATATCAGGGAACTGGAGGAGGAGCCGGAGCGCGAAAGCCTTGCTGCAAAGATCAATAAGCGGGCGCTGGAACAACAAGTTACGTTGGTGTATGCCGCTAAAGACTCCATGCACAATCATGCAGCTGTACTGTATAAATGGCTTCTTTCCCGTTAA
- the rd gene encoding rubredoxin, with protein sequence MKKYICLPCGYIYDPALGDPDEDVAPGTAFEDLPEDWVCPVCGEDTTHFAPVPDKKAAH encoded by the coding sequence ATGAAAAAATACATTTGTCTGCCTTGTGGTTATATTTACGATCCGGCGTTAGGTGATCCGGATGAGGATGTTGCACCGGGTACAGCCTTTGAAGATCTGCCGGAGGATTGGGTTTGTCCGGTCTGCGGCGAAGATACGACCCATTTTGCACCTGTTCCAGACAAAAAGGCAGCTCATTAA
- a CDS encoding FprA family A-type flavoprotein: MNNNEIKIAKDTYWVGKIDNREVPFHRLVLSKGTTYNSYLLKTGKPTVIDTVDMEFGREYADQMEKLIDPLDISYIVINHTEPDHSGGLAALASRAANATIVCTEIAVPELQEMYKLHARNFLVVKDGDTLDIGGKTLLFKETPYLHTAETMITYCVEDKILFPCDIFSTHVAVGKLFSDEAGFDITEDFKGYYNAIIHPHRRYVRTLIEAVKDLDIEMIAPSHGFIIREEVRKYIDLYAELSRETTQGKKAAIVYTTLKNNTKKMAGILQNTLQANGIETAVWDADKSGMSEILDSITAADAVFIGSSTRYADMIGNLEPLLKELQQMNLEGKLAAAFGSYGWSGEAIEVIQDYLNGTNMTVQSTSEVIKSTGMTHVEFPIRVRFSPKDADKTQQIKNAADFVSDLLLSSF; this comes from the coding sequence AGATACGTATTGGGTAGGCAAAATCGACAACCGGGAGGTTCCCTTCCACCGTCTTGTACTGAGTAAAGGAACCACCTATAATTCATACCTGCTGAAAACCGGCAAGCCGACCGTTATCGACACCGTGGATATGGAATTTGGCCGGGAATATGCGGACCAGATGGAAAAGCTGATCGATCCTTTGGACATTTCATACATTGTGATTAACCATACCGAACCCGATCATTCCGGCGGACTTGCTGCACTGGCTTCCCGGGCGGCTAACGCCACGATTGTCTGCACAGAAATTGCTGTGCCGGAGCTCCAGGAAATGTACAAGCTTCATGCCCGTAACTTCCTGGTTGTGAAGGATGGAGATACGCTGGACATTGGCGGCAAGACGCTGCTGTTCAAAGAAACGCCGTACCTTCATACCGCAGAGACGATGATTACTTATTGTGTGGAAGACAAAATCCTGTTCCCTTGCGATATCTTCAGCACACATGTTGCTGTCGGGAAGCTGTTCAGCGATGAGGCCGGGTTCGACATTACAGAGGACTTCAAGGGTTACTACAATGCCATTATCCATCCGCACAGAAGATATGTAAGAACGCTGATTGAAGCCGTGAAGGATCTGGATATCGAAATGATTGCCCCTTCGCACGGATTTATTATCCGGGAAGAGGTCCGTAAATATATTGATTTGTACGCAGAGCTGAGCCGTGAGACGACACAGGGTAAAAAAGCAGCCATCGTGTACACAACACTCAAAAACAACACCAAAAAAATGGCCGGCATCCTGCAGAATACCCTGCAGGCAAACGGGATTGAAACAGCAGTCTGGGATGCGGATAAAAGCGGTATGTCAGAGATTCTGGACAGTATCACCGCAGCGGATGCCGTCTTTATCGGCAGCTCAACACGTTATGCAGACATGATCGGCAACCTGGAGCCCCTGCTGAAAGAGCTGCAGCAAATGAATCTGGAAGGGAAGCTTGCAGCAGCATTTGGCTCTTACGGCTGGAGCGGTGAAGCCATTGAGGTGATTCAGGATTATTTGAACGGAACCAATATGACGGTACAAAGTACTTCCGAGGTAATCAAATCAACCGGTATGACGCATGTGGAATTCCCTATCCGGGTCCGCTTCTCACCCAAAGATGCCGATAAGACGCAGCAAATCAAAAATGCCGCTGATTTTGTTTCCGATCTGCTGCTGAGCTCATTCTAA
- a CDS encoding DUF488 family protein, N3 subclade, translated as MRMYEPAAPEDGYRILVDRLWPRGIIRWIER; from the coding sequence ATGCGGATGTATGAGCCGGCTGCACCGGAGGACGGGTACCGGATACTTGTAGACAGGCTGTGGCCGCGCGGAATTATTCGATGGATTGAACGGTAA
- a CDS encoding flavin reductase family protein: MEKVAVNYEKMYYGFPVILVSFYDVNGLPNVTTISSSYTLKDMVVLGFSSKGYAISQIKEVRDFVINVPDRSMMDAISYCGTNTGYDLNKFDNVNLTHVKSQSVNAPMIQECPIAIECTLSDIIEREQFKGITNILAQIKGRFVAKEYLNDDGGLQSSEFDNVLYIGDGRQKGFRYMQ; encoded by the coding sequence ATGGAAAAGGTAGCTGTCAATTATGAGAAAATGTATTATGGATTTCCGGTTATTCTGGTGAGCTTTTACGATGTCAATGGACTCCCGAATGTGACAACAATTTCTTCCTCTTACACGTTGAAGGACATGGTTGTCCTTGGATTCAGCAGCAAGGGTTATGCCATCAGTCAGATTAAAGAGGTCCGTGATTTTGTAATCAATGTGCCTGACCGTTCGATGATGGACGCCATCAGCTATTGCGGAACGAATACTGGTTATGACCTCAATAAATTCGATAATGTAAATCTGACGCATGTCAAATCACAATCCGTTAACGCCCCGATGATCCAGGAGTGTCCAATCGCCATTGAATGTACACTGTCTGATATTATCGAACGGGAGCAGTTCAAAGGCATAACCAATATCCTGGCCCAAATCAAAGGCAGATTTGTCGCAAAGGAATATCTGAACGATGATGGCGGGCTGCAGTCCTCGGAATTCGATAATGTTCTTTATATCGGGGATGGACGTCAGAAGGGATTCAGATATATGCAGTAG
- a CDS encoding NAD(P)/FAD-dependent oxidoreductase, producing the protein MSKHYVIVGSGVAAVHAAKAIRDQDAESEITIFGEEGHLPYNRIKLTKGLFSDLHSEKVLIKKEKWYRDNRISLQTSSRVLSIHPERQQVETADGKLTSYHKLLLCMGARNRALTVDGAGLKNVHTIRELGDADALKASLTSGQRIVVIGGGVQGLETAWALHEAGYQVIIVEAAPRLMARQLDEASSEQLRLTLEQAGVQVELHRGVTSINGTEAVTGVTLDDMAEISCEHVVYSIGIVPNTALVKETGIRTRSGVVVNTHLETSAPHIYAAGDLAELDGQVEGLWGGAMEQGKVAGGNMAAPEPATYRKSTPVTLFNAFGISLFSIGNTDESQCDHSASAVVNGVYTRIFVKDSVLTGAISWEGAAASLTYKSAIEQNISLTGIDLANSTPGGIMSEVEARLQN; encoded by the coding sequence ATGTCTAAACATTACGTCATTGTCGGAAGCGGAGTCGCGGCAGTTCATGCCGCCAAGGCGATCCGTGATCAGGATGCGGAGTCGGAAATCACTATCTTTGGCGAGGAGGGCCATCTGCCCTACAACCGGATCAAGCTGACCAAAGGTTTGTTCAGTGACCTGCACAGCGAGAAGGTGCTGATCAAGAAGGAGAAGTGGTACCGGGACAACCGGATCTCCCTTCAGACCTCGAGCCGTGTCCTGTCTATCCATCCGGAGCGGCAGCAGGTGGAGACCGCAGACGGTAAGCTGACCTCATATCATAAGCTGCTGCTCTGCATGGGCGCGAGAAACCGGGCGCTGACGGTGGATGGGGCCGGGCTGAAGAATGTCCACACGATCCGTGAATTAGGAGATGCCGACGCGCTAAAAGCAAGTCTCACAAGCGGACAACGAATCGTTGTTATCGGCGGAGGGGTTCAGGGGCTGGAGACAGCCTGGGCACTGCATGAAGCCGGCTATCAAGTGATCATTGTAGAAGCAGCCCCGCGGCTCATGGCCAGACAGCTGGATGAAGCTTCCTCAGAGCAGCTGCGTTTGACCCTGGAGCAGGCCGGAGTGCAGGTTGAACTTCATCGCGGAGTAACCTCAATTAATGGAACAGAGGCTGTTACCGGCGTGACCCTTGATGACATGGCGGAAATATCCTGCGAGCATGTGGTGTACTCCATAGGTATCGTTCCAAATACTGCTCTTGTAAAAGAAACTGGGATCCGCACTCGCTCCGGCGTGGTTGTGAACACCCATTTGGAGACAAGTGCCCCTCATATATACGCTGCCGGAGATCTTGCCGAATTGGACGGTCAGGTCGAAGGTTTATGGGGCGGGGCCATGGAGCAGGGGAAGGTTGCCGGAGGCAACATGGCTGCCCCGGAGCCCGCTACTTACCGCAAGTCGACGCCGGTCACGTTGTTCAATGCTTTTGGCATTTCGCTGTTCTCCATCGGCAACACCGATGAGAGTCAATGCGACCATTCTGCTTCGGCAGTAGTTAACGGCGTGTACACCAGAATTTTTGTGAAGGACAGCGTGTTAACCGGGGCCATCTCCTGGGAAGGTGCTGCAGCTTCATTAACCTATAAATCCGCAATTGAGCAGAATATCAGCCTCACAGGCATAGACTTGGCGAATAGCACTCCCGGGGGCATTATGTCTGAAGTAGAGGCCCGATTACAGAACTAA
- a CDS encoding nitrate reductase subunit alpha, translating to MKKKYGLNFFKPVESYSGNWSILEEKNRDWENMYRQRWSHDKVVRTTHGVNCTGSCSWKVFVKNGIITWENQQIDYPSCGPDMPEFEPRGCPRGATFSWYEYSPLRVKYPYIRGKLWRLWQTALKEHDNYVDAWASIVENPEKATLYKQARGKGGHIRVAWDDALRLISAQLIYTIRKYGPDRIAGFTPIPAMSMVSYASGARFISLLGGQMLSFYDWYADLPPASPQIWGEQTDVPESSDWYNAGYLMMWGSNVPLTRTPDAHFMTEVRYKGTKVVSVAPDLAENVKFADNWLAPNPGTDAALAQAMTHVILNEFYQERQEPMFLNYAKQYTDMPFLILLDPHEDALKGGRFLRASDIGEASPHSDWKPVIFDEATGQVIVPNGTMGQRWEEGKKWNLILENEDGSTVEPALSIEGHGEEWTEIVFPYFDNAGNGTFRRMIPVRKMRLADGTERYVATVYDLMMSQYGVVRTESPLNAKGYEDESSHYTPAWQEKITTVKASVVVQIAREFAQNAIDTGGRSMIIMGAGINHWFNSDTIYRSILNLVVLTASQGVNGGGWAHYVGQEKCRPIEGWSTVAFAKDWQGPARQQNATSFFYFATEQWRYEESGTDSLKSPTGGDVAYQHPADYNVLAARLGWLPSFPQFNKNSLLFAEEAAQQGKKTNAEIVSHTLEEIKSRKTRFAVEDPGAPENFPRSLFIWRSNLISSSAKGQEYFMKHLLGASDGLLAEPNEEQKPEEIIWREDVEGKLDLMVALDFRMTTTPLYADIVLPAATWYEKTDLSSTDMHPFVHPFNPAVNPLWESRSDWDIYRQLAEVFSEMAKSHLPGVYKDLVATPLGHDSISEISQPMGLVKDWAKGEVDAIPGKTMPNLSIVERDYTKIHDKYISLGPNLITGKAGAHGISFSVAEEYEELKRLSGVYFDETIKNGLPKLQTARQAADTILHLSSATNGRVSQKAYASAEKDSGVELRDISADRAAEKITFQSITAQPREVIPTPVFSGSNKQGRRYSPFTTNIERLVPFRTLTGRQHFYIDHEIFQQFGESLPVYKPTLPPMVFGPRDKEVKGGQDALVLRYLTPHGKWNIHSTYQDNQHMLTLFRGGPTVWINNEDAAAHDIADNDWLEVYNRNGVVTARAVVSHRMPRGTMFMYHAQDKHIQVPGSEITDTRGGSHNAPTRIHLKPTQMVGGYAQLSYGFNYYGPIGNQRDVYVAVRKMKEVNWLEN from the coding sequence ATGAAGAAAAAATACGGCCTTAACTTTTTTAAACCGGTTGAAAGCTATTCCGGGAACTGGTCCATTCTTGAGGAGAAAAACAGAGATTGGGAGAATATGTACCGCCAGCGCTGGTCTCACGATAAAGTAGTCCGCACCACACACGGAGTCAACTGTACAGGCTCATGCAGCTGGAAGGTGTTTGTGAAGAACGGAATCATTACCTGGGAGAACCAGCAGATCGATTATCCTTCCTGCGGGCCGGATATGCCGGAATTCGAACCGCGCGGCTGTCCCCGCGGAGCTACATTTTCATGGTACGAATACAGCCCTTTACGGGTGAAATATCCCTACATCAGAGGAAAGCTGTGGCGCTTGTGGCAGACGGCCCTGAAGGAGCATGACAATTACGTCGACGCCTGGGCCAGTATTGTGGAGAATCCCGAGAAGGCTACCCTCTACAAGCAGGCACGCGGCAAAGGCGGCCATATTCGTGTGGCCTGGGACGACGCACTTCGCCTCATTTCGGCACAGCTGATCTATACGATCCGGAAATACGGCCCTGACCGCATCGCCGGCTTCACGCCGATTCCGGCCATGTCGATGGTCAGCTACGCATCGGGTGCACGGTTCATCTCGCTCCTGGGCGGTCAAATGCTGAGCTTCTATGACTGGTATGCCGATCTTCCGCCGGCTTCGCCGCAAATTTGGGGCGAGCAGACGGATGTACCGGAATCCTCGGACTGGTACAATGCCGGTTACCTGATGATGTGGGGCTCGAATGTGCCGCTTACCCGGACACCGGATGCCCACTTTATGACAGAAGTGCGCTATAAGGGAACCAAAGTCGTGTCGGTGGCGCCGGATCTCGCAGAGAACGTCAAATTCGCCGATAACTGGCTGGCGCCGAATCCCGGTACGGATGCTGCGCTTGCCCAGGCCATGACGCATGTCATCCTGAATGAGTTCTACCAGGAACGTCAGGAGCCGATGTTCCTGAATTATGCGAAGCAATATACAGACATGCCGTTTCTGATTCTGCTTGACCCCCATGAGGATGCACTCAAGGGCGGACGTTTCCTACGGGCTAGTGATATTGGAGAGGCTTCGCCGCACTCTGACTGGAAGCCGGTAATCTTCGATGAGGCCACCGGCCAGGTGATCGTTCCTAATGGAACCATGGGGCAGCGCTGGGAAGAGGGCAAGAAGTGGAACCTGATCCTTGAAAATGAAGACGGCAGCACAGTGGAACCGGCACTGAGCATCGAAGGCCACGGGGAAGAGTGGACGGAAATTGTGTTCCCGTACTTCGACAATGCCGGCAACGGCACGTTCCGGCGGATGATTCCGGTCCGCAAAATGCGGCTGGCTGACGGAACAGAGCGTTATGTCGCTACAGTCTATGATCTGATGATGAGCCAGTATGGTGTCGTGCGTACAGAAAGTCCGCTGAATGCCAAGGGTTATGAGGATGAGTCCTCTCATTACACTCCTGCATGGCAGGAGAAGATTACGACTGTAAAAGCGAGTGTCGTGGTGCAAATCGCCCGCGAATTTGCCCAGAATGCGATTGATACAGGCGGACGGTCCATGATCATCATGGGTGCAGGCATCAACCACTGGTTCAACAGCGATACCATCTATCGTTCGATTCTGAATCTGGTGGTCTTGACCGCTTCCCAAGGCGTCAACGGCGGCGGCTGGGCGCATTATGTCGGCCAGGAGAAATGCCGTCCGATTGAGGGCTGGTCAACGGTGGCTTTTGCCAAGGACTGGCAGGGTCCGGCGCGTCAGCAGAATGCGACCTCATTCTTCTACTTTGCAACTGAGCAGTGGCGATATGAGGAGAGCGGAACGGATTCGCTGAAATCCCCGACGGGCGGAGATGTCGCTTACCAGCATCCGGCTGACTATAATGTGCTGGCTGCACGGCTCGGCTGGCTGCCGTCCTTCCCGCAATTCAACAAGAACAGTCTTCTGTTCGCTGAAGAGGCTGCACAGCAGGGCAAAAAGACCAATGCCGAGATTGTCAGCCACACTCTGGAAGAGATTAAATCACGGAAAACCCGCTTTGCTGTGGAAGACCCCGGCGCTCCGGAGAACTTCCCGCGTTCTCTGTTCATCTGGCGCTCGAATCTGATTTCAAGCTCCGCCAAAGGGCAGGAATACTTCATGAAGCATCTGCTCGGAGCCTCCGACGGGCTGCTGGCTGAGCCGAATGAAGAACAGAAACCGGAGGAGATCATCTGGCGGGAGGATGTCGAAGGCAAGCTCGATCTCATGGTTGCGCTGGATTTCCGGATGACCACAACACCACTCTATGCAGATATCGTGCTGCCGGCCGCAACCTGGTATGAGAAAACTGACCTGTCGTCAACCGACATGCATCCGTTCGTGCATCCGTTTAATCCGGCTGTCAATCCGCTGTGGGAATCCCGTTCAGACTGGGATATTTACCGCCAGCTGGCAGAGGTATTCTCCGAAATGGCAAAATCCCATCTGCCCGGCGTCTATAAAGACCTTGTCGCTACACCGCTGGGCCACGATTCCATAAGTGAGATTTCCCAGCCGATGGGTCTGGTCAAAGACTGGGCCAAAGGCGAAGTGGACGCGATCCCTGGCAAAACCATGCCGAATCTCAGCATTGTCGAACGTGATTATACCAAAATCCATGATAAGTACATCTCACTCGGGCCAAACCTCATAACCGGTAAGGCAGGTGCACACGGAATCAGCTTCTCTGTCGCCGAAGAATATGAGGAGCTGAAACGGCTCAGCGGCGTTTATTTCGACGAAACGATCAAAAACGGCCTGCCGAAGCTGCAAACCGCCCGCCAGGCCGCAGATACAATTCTTCACCTGTCTTCGGCTACCAACGGCCGTGTATCCCAGAAGGCTTACGCTTCGGCGGAGAAGGATTCCGGCGTAGAGCTACGGGATATCTCGGCAGACCGGGCGGCAGAGAAGATTACGTTCCAGAGCATCACCGCCCAGCCGAGGGAAGTCATTCCGACACCGGTATTCAGCGGTTCGAACAAGCAGGGGCGGCGTTATTCACCATTCACCACCAATATCGAACGGCTCGTTCCGTTCCGTACCCTGACGGGAAGACAGCATTTCTATATAGACCATGAGATCTTCCAGCAGTTTGGCGAATCCCTGCCGGTCTACAAGCCCACCCTGCCGCCGATGGTCTTCGGGCCGCGCGACAAGGAAGTGAAGGGCGGACAGGATGCACTGGTCCTGAGATATTTAACGCCGCATGGCAAGTGGAATATCCACTCGACCTACCAGGATAACCAGCACATGCTGACGTTGTTCCGCGGCGGTCCGACCGTATGGATCAACAATGAGGATGCTGCGGCCCATGATATTGCAGATAATGACTGGCTCGAAGTTTATAACCGGAACGGTGTCGTAACTGCACGTGCTGTTGTCAGTCACCGGATGCCGAGAGGCACTATGTTTATGTACCACGCTCAGGACAAGCACATTCAAGTACCGGGTTCCGAAATCACGGATACCCGCGGCGGAAGCCACAATGCGCCTACCCGAATTCATCTGAAGCCTACCCAGATGGTCGGCGGATACGCTCAGCTCAGCTACGGTTTTAACTACTATGGTCCAATCGGCAACCAGCGGGATGTCTACGTAGCCGTACGTAAAATGAAGGAGGTAAATTGGCTTGAAAATTAA